In a single window of the Flavobacterium sp. W4I14 genome:
- a CDS encoding DNA ligase D-like protein (predicted ligase)/DNA ligase D-like protein (predicted 3'-phosphoesterase)/DNA ligase D-like protein (predicted polymerase) (product_source=TIGR02779/TIGR02777/TIGR02778; cath_funfam=3.30.470.30; cog=COG1793,COG3285; pfam=PF01068,PF04679,PF13298; superfamily=50249,56091; tigrfam=TIGR02777,TIGR02778,TIGR02779), translating to MAARKNHHPEIGGMPEHVDPMLCTLVKAPIENGEYLYELKWDGYRIVSRVENNQVRMNSRSGLDYTAKYPLIAEALLSLDHDLMIDGEVVVLNGEGKPDFDTLQLYNGKRTPIRYCVFDLLYLDGNSLMELPLYQRKELLETLVKKNDIFLFSESFKDGKMLYEKVLEDNLEGIVAKKKDSSYIPGSRGYEWLKVPTRKRQEFVIGGWAESDKSRSFKSLLFGAYENGKLQWIGRSGGGYKQSEMPAILKQLEEIETSKSPFENKILDTKGAKIHYAKPQLVANFEFATWTRSRRIRKPATFLGFRKDKDPKDVVLEVPQEIEAVAQVLQAQQEEESGKEEQTNIGDKENIKNLDKYYQKRSFDITPEPEGGSPESEKLLFVVQKHNASHLHYDFRLEIRGVLKSWAVPKGPSMDPVDHRLAMEVEDHPFDYKDFEGIIPEGQYGGGTVMVWDHGTYEPGEKILGKKEQEHWLLSSYYKNKLSIILHGTKLKGRFNLVKTYGKAENAWLLTKVKDGEELDTDITKKDQSVISGLTILEIAMDSHSKVWQSNRINATEIESKTNEEAAELEAELTGPEILDEPNNEGEMVRPVSHATVGALFPKSKNKRSTRSKQSTESNWNRIFEEKIKSEGTIVIENETLQLTNIEKKLWKGLNKAGLIAYYNSVAEYLLPHIKNRPLSLLIKNISAGAPGFYIKDMEGSEPDFMDIYSTVRKHQVKGKADVIDYAVCNNLPSLLWLINLGCIDINPWNSVTSNPEQPNYIAIDLDPSDEDFKKVIKTAQAAREYLEEQNLTAFIKTSGKTGMHIFIPCKGFTYPQARQLAEHICAEIHKKVPLFTTLEVSVDKRGKKLFVDFSQNDQADTLASVYSVRPAKQPNVSAPLEWDELNNNIKSSDFTVENMLARLQQKGDLWKDLHHPKIKSKNTKILNQLLQ from the coding sequence ATGGCAGCACGCAAAAACCATCATCCAGAAATTGGGGGCATGCCGGAGCATGTCGACCCGATGCTCTGTACCCTGGTAAAAGCGCCCATCGAAAACGGGGAATATCTGTATGAGCTGAAATGGGACGGTTACCGTATTGTCTCCAGGGTAGAAAACAACCAGGTGAGGATGAATTCCCGTAGTGGTTTGGATTATACGGCAAAGTATCCCTTAATTGCCGAGGCCTTGCTGTCACTGGACCACGATCTGATGATCGATGGTGAGGTTGTGGTGCTGAACGGGGAAGGCAAACCCGATTTTGATACGCTACAGCTTTATAACGGCAAAAGAACACCGATCCGCTACTGTGTATTCGACCTGTTGTACCTTGATGGGAACAGCCTGATGGAGCTCCCCCTTTACCAGCGCAAGGAACTTCTGGAAACCCTTGTCAAAAAGAACGATATTTTCCTGTTCAGCGAAAGTTTCAAAGATGGAAAAATGCTCTATGAAAAAGTACTGGAAGATAACCTCGAAGGGATTGTTGCCAAGAAAAAAGACAGCAGCTATATCCCCGGATCGAGGGGATATGAGTGGTTGAAGGTTCCTACCCGTAAGCGCCAGGAATTCGTGATCGGTGGATGGGCGGAATCGGATAAATCGAGGTCTTTCAAATCCCTGCTGTTTGGGGCTTATGAAAACGGAAAGCTGCAATGGATCGGGCGTTCTGGGGGAGGATACAAACAATCGGAAATGCCGGCTATACTAAAACAGCTAGAGGAGATCGAAACATCAAAATCGCCCTTTGAAAACAAAATCTTGGATACTAAAGGCGCTAAAATCCATTACGCTAAACCACAGCTTGTTGCCAATTTTGAATTTGCCACCTGGACCAGATCACGAAGGATCCGAAAACCCGCTACCTTTCTTGGCTTCCGCAAAGATAAAGACCCAAAAGATGTGGTACTCGAAGTACCACAGGAAATTGAGGCTGTAGCGCAGGTTTTGCAAGCGCAGCAGGAAGAAGAATCTGGAAAGGAAGAGCAAACAAATATTGGTGATAAGGAAAATATCAAGAATCTTGATAAGTATTATCAAAAACGAAGCTTCGACATTACGCCTGAACCTGAAGGAGGCAGCCCCGAAAGTGAAAAGCTGCTTTTTGTGGTCCAGAAACACAATGCCTCTCACCTGCATTATGATTTCAGGCTAGAGATCAGGGGTGTACTGAAGTCATGGGCGGTACCAAAAGGCCCATCTATGGACCCTGTAGACCACCGCCTGGCCATGGAAGTGGAAGATCACCCTTTTGATTATAAAGATTTCGAAGGAATTATCCCCGAGGGACAATACGGCGGGGGTACGGTTATGGTATGGGACCATGGCACATACGAACCCGGCGAAAAAATATTGGGCAAAAAAGAACAGGAACATTGGCTGCTTTCTTCCTATTATAAAAATAAACTCAGCATTATCCTGCACGGAACAAAACTCAAGGGCAGGTTTAACCTGGTGAAAACCTACGGTAAGGCGGAAAATGCCTGGCTGCTGACCAAGGTTAAGGACGGCGAAGAACTTGATACTGATATCACCAAAAAAGACCAGTCTGTTATTTCGGGGCTTACGATACTCGAAATCGCGATGGACAGCCATTCTAAGGTCTGGCAGAGCAACCGCATCAATGCTACAGAGATTGAATCAAAGACCAATGAAGAGGCGGCCGAACTGGAAGCTGAACTGACCGGACCGGAAATTCTGGATGAACCGAACAATGAAGGGGAAATGGTAAGGCCGGTTTCACATGCTACCGTAGGCGCGCTGTTCCCCAAATCAAAGAACAAACGCTCTACCCGCAGTAAGCAGTCAACGGAAAGCAACTGGAACAGGATTTTTGAAGAAAAGATCAAATCTGAAGGCACGATAGTGATCGAAAACGAAACCCTGCAACTTACCAATATCGAAAAGAAACTTTGGAAAGGACTCAATAAAGCCGGGCTGATTGCTTATTACAACAGTGTTGCTGAATACCTGTTACCGCATATCAAAAACCGGCCATTGTCCCTGCTTATCAAGAATATCAGCGCAGGAGCACCGGGGTTTTATATTAAAGATATGGAAGGTTCCGAGCCCGATTTTATGGATATCTACTCCACAGTAAGGAAACATCAAGTAAAAGGTAAAGCAGACGTAATCGATTATGCGGTCTGCAATAACCTCCCTTCCCTGTTATGGCTGATCAACCTGGGCTGCATCGACATCAACCCATGGAACTCTGTTACTTCAAACCCTGAGCAACCTAATTATATTGCCATAGACCTTGACCCATCTGATGAAGACTTTAAAAAAGTGATAAAAACCGCGCAGGCCGCAAGGGAATACCTGGAGGAACAAAACCTGACTGCTTTTATTAAAACATCGGGTAAAACAGGCATGCATATATTCATACCCTGCAAAGGTTTCACCTATCCGCAGGCGAGGCAGCTGGCAGAACATATCTGTGCTGAAATCCATAAGAAAGTACCACTGTTCACTACGCTTGAAGTTTCTGTAGACAAGAGGGGAAAGAAGCTGTTTGTAGATTTCTCCCAGAACGATCAGGCCGATACCCTCGCATCGGTTTACTCGGTGAGGCCGGCCAAACAGCCCAATGTATCTGCACCATTGGAATGGGATGAACTTAACAACAACATCAAATCGTCAGACTTTACAGTAGAAAATATGCTGGCAAGGTTACAGCAAAAAGGCGATCTCTGGAAAGACCTTCATCATCCAAAGATCAAATCCAAAAACACAAAAATCCTTAACCAGCTCCTTCAATAG
- a CDS encoding hypothetical protein (product_source=Hypo-rule applied; pfam=PF10067; superfamily=90123; transmembrane_helix_parts=Inside_1_12,TMhelix_13_35,Outside_36_58,TMhelix_59_78,Inside_79_90,TMhelix_91_113,Outside_114_122,TMhelix_123_145,Inside_146_156,TMhelix_157_179,Outside_180_188,TMhelix_189_206,Inside_207_214): protein MESTTSSKQKFKFNLTDGLAVLIWAIVIFITWTFMHTADHYLKLTPEALGKYYTVKWFLIAHITTGGGSIIFGFLQFNKRLRGYSWKLHRIIGFLYLLAVLVSSFSAVALAFTSAYKVNLPYAFSLQVWASVWISATFLAYYAAFKKRFSLHREWMMRSYLVTLAFVISGLALKTPYVQSLGSFEDISPSLFWMGWSVPLFLYEVGRTSKIIFK from the coding sequence ATGGAAAGCACTACCTCAAGTAAACAGAAATTTAAGTTCAACCTAACCGATGGCCTTGCAGTTCTAATTTGGGCAATTGTAATTTTTATTACGTGGACGTTTATGCACACAGCAGACCACTATCTTAAACTTACTCCGGAAGCTTTAGGCAAATATTATACTGTAAAATGGTTTTTGATCGCACACATCACAACAGGCGGTGGATCTATCATTTTTGGCTTTCTTCAGTTTAATAAACGGCTGAGGGGCTACAGTTGGAAACTGCACCGGATTATCGGTTTTCTTTACCTCCTTGCTGTGCTGGTAAGTAGTTTTAGTGCCGTTGCTTTAGCCTTCACAAGTGCTTATAAGGTTAATTTACCCTATGCGTTTTCTCTTCAGGTATGGGCAAGTGTCTGGATTAGCGCTACGTTTCTTGCCTATTATGCTGCATTTAAAAAAAGATTTAGCCTTCATAGAGAGTGGATGATGCGCAGTTACCTGGTAACCCTGGCATTTGTAATTTCCGGCTTGGCCCTAAAAACACCTTATGTACAAAGTTTGGGAAGCTTTGAAGACATATCTCCTTCTCTTTTCTGGATGGGATGGTCAGTACCGCTGTTTCTGTATGAAGTGGGCAGGACTAGCAAGATAATTTTTAAATGA
- a CDS encoding DNA-binding HxlR family transcriptional regulator (product_source=COG1733; cath_funfam=1.10.10.10; cog=COG1733; pfam=PF01638; superfamily=46785) codes for MYTKKIKENLDCGILVAAKAFGGKWKLCILDAIKRGMVRPADICRYIADASPRVIEMQLAELLFFGVIEKCAEDVYPKKTEYELTLLGESILPILTQMDNWGTAHSKFIKERHKELEESGST; via the coding sequence ATGTATACCAAAAAAATTAAGGAGAATTTAGACTGTGGAATTCTTGTAGCAGCCAAAGCTTTTGGAGGGAAGTGGAAATTATGCATTTTAGATGCTATTAAAAGAGGTATGGTACGTCCGGCTGATATTTGCAGATACATTGCTGATGCTTCCCCGCGTGTTATAGAAATGCAGTTGGCAGAATTGTTATTTTTTGGTGTTATTGAGAAGTGCGCGGAAGATGTATATCCGAAAAAAACAGAATATGAATTAACCTTACTTGGCGAAAGTATATTGCCAATTCTGACTCAAATGGATAATTGGGGAACCGCGCATTCCAAATTTATAAAAGAGCGTCATAAAGAGTTAGAAGAAAGTGGATCAACCTAA